A window of Auraticoccus monumenti contains these coding sequences:
- a CDS encoding SRPBCC domain-containing protein gives MTDPASPPPSRPRRGRRRALVAVALLLVLVGAAAWQRANPFVIETRVDIAAPPEVVWGVLTNFEAYPEWNPGLVGMTGELEVGRTLRFSSDSTDDALTFEPVVREVRPGQHLRWEGSLLVPGLFDGEHAFDLEPLPGGGTRLTQSEHFRGVLVPFLTGWLDDGTRQDFLAVDEALHDRSLAVLAAG, from the coding sequence GTGACCGACCCCGCCTCCCCGCCCCCGAGCCGGCCCCGACGCGGTCGCCGCCGTGCACTCGTCGCGGTCGCGCTGCTGCTCGTGCTGGTGGGCGCCGCCGCCTGGCAGCGGGCGAACCCCTTCGTGATCGAGACCCGGGTCGACATCGCCGCACCACCGGAGGTGGTCTGGGGGGTGCTGACCAACTTCGAGGCCTACCCGGAGTGGAACCCGGGGCTCGTCGGCATGACCGGTGAGCTCGAGGTCGGCCGGACCCTGCGCTTCTCCAGCGACTCCACCGACGACGCCCTCACCTTCGAGCCCGTCGTCCGCGAGGTGCGGCCGGGCCAGCACCTCCGCTGGGAGGGCAGCCTGCTGGTGCCCGGGCTGTTCGACGGCGAGCACGCCTTCGACCTGGAGCCGCTGCCCGGCGGGGGGACGCGGCTGACCCAGTCAGAGCACTTCCGCGGCGTCCTGGTGCCCTTCCTCACCGGCTGGCTGGACGACGGCACCCGCCAGGACTTCCTGGCCGTCGACGAGGCCCTCCACGACCGGTCCCTGGCGGTCCTCGCCGCCGGCTAG
- a CDS encoding fasciclin domain-containing protein encodes MFTSKRTRTAALTAAFLLPLAAAACGTNESAAPEASGGASDMASAPASSAPASPSSSPSDMASSSPSADMSSDAPFGAACSEVPTEGEGSVDGMSDDPVATAASNNPLLTTLVAAVTEADLGDTLNSAEAITVFAPIDSAFEEVPADTMDAAMGDPSGLLTDVLTAHVVGERLSPDMLAGEHETLNPDQPVTVEGSGEDFTVNGEAMVVCGNVQTANATVYLIDTVLLPAS; translated from the coding sequence ATGTTCACCAGCAAGCGCACCCGCACCGCAGCCCTCACCGCAGCCTTCCTGCTGCCGCTCGCCGCCGCCGCCTGCGGCACCAACGAGTCCGCCGCCCCGGAGGCCTCCGGCGGCGCCAGCGACATGGCCAGCGCGCCGGCCAGCAGCGCCCCGGCGTCCCCCAGCTCCTCGCCCAGCGACATGGCCAGCTCGTCCCCCTCGGCCGACATGAGCTCCGACGCCCCGTTCGGCGCGGCCTGCTCCGAGGTCCCCACCGAGGGTGAGGGCTCCGTCGACGGCATGTCCGACGACCCGGTCGCCACCGCCGCCAGCAACAACCCGCTGCTGACCACCCTGGTCGCGGCCGTCACCGAGGCCGACCTGGGCGACACGCTGAACAGCGCCGAGGCCATCACGGTCTTCGCCCCCATCGACTCGGCCTTCGAGGAGGTCCCGGCCGACACGATGGACGCCGCCATGGGTGACCCCAGCGGCCTGCTGACCGACGTGCTGACCGCCCACGTGGTCGGCGAGCGCCTGTCCCCGGACATGCTGGCCGGCGAGCACGAGACCCTGAACCCCGACCAGCCCGTCACCGTCGAGGGCAGCGGCGAGGACTTCACCGTCAACGGTGAGGCGATGGTCGTCTGCGGCAACGTCCAGACCGCCAACGCCACCGTGTACCTGATCGACACGGTCCTCCTCCCGGCCAGCTGA
- a CDS encoding DUF3140 domain-containing protein yields the protein MADDTSPVEIRRDFEEAVNMTASELEHWLETDEAQEVGQKSGGSESTGHASGRRIVEILRRKKHDLTDDDRDHMRKVTGYVHRHLAQRPDGDVEHSRWRYSLMNWGHDPLK from the coding sequence GTGGCCGACGACACCTCACCGGTGGAGATCCGGCGGGACTTCGAGGAGGCCGTCAACATGACGGCGTCGGAGCTCGAGCACTGGCTGGAGACCGACGAGGCCCAGGAGGTCGGGCAGAAGTCGGGCGGCTCGGAGTCCACCGGTCACGCGTCCGGGCGGCGGATCGTGGAGATCCTGCGCCGCAAGAAGCACGACCTCACCGACGACGACCGCGACCACATGCGCAAGGTGACCGGGTACGTCCACCGCCACCTCGCCCAGCGCCCCGACGGCGACGTGGAGCACTCCCGCTGGCGGTACTCGTTGATGAACTGGGGGCACGACCCCCTCAAGTGA
- a CDS encoding DLW-39 family protein — MKVPLIATLLATLGALAAVLHRRNARAAAEAELWAAATDPLPRR, encoded by the coding sequence ATGAAGGTCCCGCTGATCGCCACCCTGCTCGCCACCCTCGGCGCCCTCGCCGCCGTGCTGCACCGGCGCAACGCCCGTGCCGCGGCCGAGGCCGAGCTCTGGGCGGCCGCCACCGACCCGCTGCCGCGTCGCTGA
- a CDS encoding molybdopterin-dependent oxidoreductase, translating into MSTTTAEPAAAPAEPRRGVRALVGLASAAIALSLGHLTSLLTGAASSPAVLVGSQLVDAAPTPVKAVVVRLLGTADKPILIGGVVVVTLLVGALLGLLAWRRPQLANLGIVAIGAVGLVVALTRPGLGLGGAVPSVVAIAAGVTALQVLVNVTSPRPGEPVGSGPNRRRVLLGGLGSAAVVALSAGGGALLSGVTRAGDAARRMFTLPTAGSPAPPLPEGVQVPGNTPFSTSIEDFYRIDISLVTPRHEAEGWSLTIDGEVDNPLTLSYDELLAMPMIERDITLTCVSNEVGGPYVGTARWLGVPFAEIISRVGVRPGSDMLLSHSLDGGYTCSTPVAALTDRDAMVAIGMNGEVLPDKNGFPARMVVPGLFGYVSATKWLERLEFSRFGAQTAYWTDRGWAEQGPILTQSRIDVPDSLGTITPDKPVLAGVAWAQHRGIAKVELRIDDGEWQEAKLAEEGGIDLWRQWSFVYEGSPGRHKAEVRATDKTGDTQPEARQPVFPAGATGWHTIQFTLAD; encoded by the coding sequence ATGAGCACCACCACCGCAGAGCCCGCCGCCGCTCCCGCCGAACCGAGACGGGGCGTACGTGCGCTGGTGGGTCTGGCCAGCGCCGCCATCGCGCTGTCGCTCGGTCACCTGACCAGCCTGCTGACCGGTGCGGCTTCCTCCCCGGCGGTGCTCGTCGGCTCCCAGCTCGTCGACGCCGCCCCGACCCCGGTCAAGGCGGTCGTGGTCCGGCTGCTGGGCACGGCCGACAAGCCGATCCTGATCGGCGGCGTCGTCGTGGTGACGCTGCTCGTGGGCGCGCTCCTCGGTCTGCTCGCCTGGCGCCGCCCACAGCTGGCCAACCTGGGCATCGTGGCCATCGGGGCCGTCGGCCTGGTCGTCGCCCTGACCCGTCCCGGGCTGGGTCTGGGTGGTGCCGTCCCCTCCGTCGTGGCCATCGCGGCCGGCGTCACGGCCCTGCAGGTGCTGGTGAACGTGACCAGCCCCCGTCCGGGTGAGCCCGTCGGCTCCGGGCCGAACCGCCGTCGCGTGCTCCTCGGCGGGCTCGGCAGCGCCGCCGTGGTGGCGCTGTCCGCCGGGGGTGGCGCACTGCTCTCCGGTGTCACCCGGGCCGGGGACGCCGCCCGCCGGATGTTCACCCTGCCCACGGCGGGATCGCCCGCCCCGCCGCTGCCCGAGGGCGTGCAGGTGCCGGGCAACACCCCCTTCAGCACGTCGATCGAGGACTTCTACCGGATCGACATCTCCCTGGTCACGCCGCGCCACGAGGCCGAGGGCTGGAGCCTCACCATCGACGGCGAGGTCGACAACCCGCTGACCCTCAGCTACGACGAGCTGCTGGCCATGCCGATGATCGAGCGCGACATCACCCTCACCTGCGTCTCCAACGAGGTCGGTGGGCCCTACGTCGGCACCGCCCGCTGGCTGGGCGTGCCCTTCGCCGAGATCATCTCCCGCGTCGGCGTCCGACCCGGCTCGGACATGCTGCTCTCGCACTCCCTGGACGGCGGCTACACCTGCTCCACGCCGGTGGCCGCGCTGACCGACCGCGACGCCATGGTGGCCATCGGCATGAACGGTGAGGTGCTGCCGGACAAGAACGGCTTCCCCGCCCGCATGGTGGTGCCGGGGCTGTTCGGCTACGTCTCGGCCACCAAGTGGCTCGAGCGGCTCGAGTTCAGCCGCTTCGGCGCCCAGACGGCCTACTGGACCGACCGCGGGTGGGCCGAGCAGGGGCCGATCCTCACCCAGTCCAGGATCGACGTGCCCGACTCCCTCGGCACCATCACCCCCGACAAGCCCGTGCTCGCCGGCGTGGCCTGGGCCCAGCACCGCGGCATCGCCAAGGTCGAGCTCCGCATCGACGACGGGGAGTGGCAGGAGGCGAAGCTGGCCGAGGAGGGCGGGATCGACCTGTGGCGCCAGTGGAGCTTCGTCTACGAGGGATCCCCGGGACGCCACAAGGCCGAGGTGCGGGCGACCGACAAGACCGGTGACACCCAGCCCGAGGCCCGCCAGCCCGTCTTCCCGGCCGGGGCCACCGGCTGGCACACCATCCAGTTCACGCTCGCGGACTGA
- a CDS encoding anti-sigma factor: MSHDLHSDVGAYVADALDDDEREAFEAHLPDCPSCRREVTEFRETVSRLSVVSETAPPPALRASVLAAIAQVRPLPPEVQEEPSTSVAPPLVAAAPPRRGLPEEGGTDEGPVDELAVRRQRRVTRLLTGLVAAAVVVALAVGGWAVTLQQRVETIVAESQVRTELLSAPDVEAVSVPLPDGGHVGYTLSRQQDRAILSAAALAETEPGKVYQLWTMQIDEEAGTPIEETVRPNATFTGGEDVSVLFDQVSDTEALAITVEPDTGSTMPTTTPFGVAQV; the protein is encoded by the coding sequence GTGAGTCACGACCTGCATTCCGACGTGGGCGCCTACGTGGCCGATGCCCTCGACGACGACGAGCGCGAGGCGTTCGAGGCCCACCTGCCCGACTGCCCGAGCTGCCGTCGCGAGGTGACCGAGTTCCGGGAGACCGTGTCCCGGCTGTCGGTGGTGAGCGAGACCGCACCGCCGCCGGCGCTGCGGGCCTCCGTGCTCGCCGCGATCGCCCAGGTGCGGCCGCTGCCCCCTGAGGTGCAGGAGGAGCCCTCGACGTCCGTGGCCCCGCCACTGGTCGCCGCCGCCCCGCCACGGCGTGGTCTGCCCGAGGAGGGCGGGACCGACGAGGGACCGGTGGACGAGCTGGCCGTGCGCCGGCAGCGCCGGGTGACCCGTCTGCTCACCGGTCTGGTGGCCGCCGCCGTGGTGGTGGCCCTCGCGGTGGGCGGCTGGGCGGTGACCCTGCAGCAGCGTGTCGAGACCATCGTGGCCGAGTCCCAGGTCCGGACCGAGCTGCTCAGCGCACCGGACGTGGAGGCGGTGAGCGTGCCGCTGCCCGACGGCGGGCACGTCGGCTACACCCTGTCCCGTCAGCAGGACCGGGCGATCCTCTCGGCGGCGGCGCTGGCCGAGACCGAGCCGGGCAAGGTCTACCAGCTGTGGACCATGCAGATCGACGAGGAGGCCGGGACGCCCATCGAGGAGACCGTCAGGCCGAACGCCACCTTCACCGGCGGTGAGGACGTGTCCGTCCTGTTCGACCAGGTGAGCGACACCGAGGCCCTGGCCATCACGGTGGAACCCGACACAGGCTCGACGATGCCGACCACGACGCCATTCGGGGTGGCTCAGGTGTGA
- the sigK gene encoding ECF RNA polymerase sigma factor SigK, translating to MRTPRTPAGGDVEHSPPARTPDLNEQLQELLARSARGHQDAFADFYDLTSARVHGIALRVLRNPDHAAEVTQEIFVEVWRTSSRYEATKGSVMAWVCTMAHRRAVDRVRSVQASHTREETWSAQRTQREVDEVWDHVEQHIDEHAVRQGLASLTAIQREALTLAYFGGYTHTEVAGLLQLPLGTVKTRIRDGLIGLRDAMGVGS from the coding sequence ATGCGAACTCCCCGGACCCCCGCCGGTGGGGATGTCGAGCACTCCCCACCGGCGCGGACGCCGGACCTGAACGAGCAGCTCCAGGAGCTCCTCGCCAGGTCCGCTCGGGGGCACCAGGACGCCTTCGCCGACTTCTACGACCTGACCTCGGCCCGGGTGCACGGGATCGCGCTGCGTGTGCTGCGCAACCCCGACCACGCCGCCGAGGTGACGCAGGAGATCTTCGTGGAGGTCTGGCGGACGTCCTCGCGCTACGAGGCGACCAAGGGCAGTGTGATGGCCTGGGTCTGCACCATGGCCCACCGCCGCGCGGTGGACCGGGTCCGGTCGGTCCAGGCCTCGCACACCCGCGAGGAGACCTGGTCGGCCCAGCGCACCCAGCGCGAGGTCGACGAGGTCTGGGACCACGTCGAGCAGCACATCGACGAGCACGCCGTGCGCCAGGGGTTGGCGTCGTTGACCGCGATCCAGCGGGAGGCGTTGACCCTGGCGTACTTCGGGGGGTACACCCACACGGAGGTGGCCGGCCTTCTCCAGCTCCCGCTGGGGACGGTCAAGACGAGGATCCGAGACGGCCTGATCGGCCTGAGAGACGCGATGGGAGTGGGATCGTGA
- a CDS encoding formylglycine-generating enzyme family protein — protein sequence MDTVTGCCGTGRGDLPGAPTDAAPAPGTRTVAGAADPSPRSPLVEVPAGSFWMGSEDPDGFPADGEGPVRQVSTRAFAIAAHAVTNADFAEFVEATAYRTDAERFGWSFVFHLLVHPRARRHVMAERVPGAPWWRAVRGATWFAPGGPGSDVARLADHPVVHVSHADALAYAGWRGARLPTEAEWERAARGGLEGAVYPWGDELTPGGEHRANIWQGRFPEDNTEADGWLGTAPVDAFAPNGWGLYGTSGNVWEWTGDLFSATYHRHDKPATRQDPRGPRYGQARVVRGGSYLCHHSYCNRYRVAARTSVTDDSSLGHTGLRVVVER from the coding sequence GTGGACACCGTGACCGGGTGCTGTGGCACCGGCCGAGGGGATCTCCCCGGGGCGCCGACGGACGCCGCGCCCGCACCGGGGACCAGGACGGTGGCCGGCGCGGCCGATCCCAGCCCGCGATCACCGCTGGTCGAGGTGCCCGCTGGGAGCTTCTGGATGGGCTCGGAGGACCCCGACGGCTTCCCGGCCGACGGCGAGGGTCCGGTCCGGCAGGTGTCCACCCGGGCTTTCGCCATCGCGGCGCACGCGGTCACCAACGCCGACTTCGCGGAGTTCGTCGAGGCCACCGCGTACCGCACCGACGCCGAGCGCTTCGGCTGGTCCTTCGTCTTCCACCTGCTGGTGCACCCCCGCGCCCGGCGCCACGTGATGGCGGAGCGGGTGCCCGGTGCGCCCTGGTGGCGGGCGGTGCGGGGTGCCACGTGGTTCGCTCCCGGCGGCCCGGGTTCGGACGTCGCCAGGCTGGCCGACCACCCCGTGGTGCACGTCTCCCACGCCGACGCGCTCGCCTACGCGGGCTGGCGCGGGGCCCGGCTGCCCACCGAGGCCGAGTGGGAGCGCGCGGCCCGCGGTGGCCTGGAGGGCGCCGTCTACCCCTGGGGTGACGAGCTGACCCCGGGCGGGGAGCACCGGGCCAACATCTGGCAGGGTCGTTTCCCCGAGGACAACACCGAGGCCGACGGATGGTTGGGGACCGCCCCGGTGGACGCCTTCGCTCCCAACGGCTGGGGCCTGTACGGCACGTCGGGCAACGTGTGGGAGTGGACCGGCGACCTGTTCTCGGCCACGTACCACCGTCACGACAAGCCGGCCACCCGTCAAGACCCCCGCGGCCCCCGCTATGGGCAGGCCCGGGTGGTCCGTGGGGGCTCCTACCTCTGCCACCACTCCTACTGCAACCGGTACCGCGTCGCCGCCAGGACGTCGGTCACCGACGACTCCTCCCTCGGTCACACCGGTCTGCGCGTCGTCGTCGAGCGCTGA